From a region of the Odoribacter splanchnicus DSM 20712 genome:
- a CDS encoding carboxymuconolactone decarboxylase family protein, whose protein sequence is MNKIYLFLVFSILTTIGMAQEKIKQTAGRDQLGTFAPKFAELNDDVLFGEVWSRTDKLGLRDRSLVTITSLISQGITDSSLTFHLQSARNNGITRTEIAEIITHIGFYAGWPKAWAAFRLAKEVWAEDTNGEEAKAAFQREMIFPIGEPNAAYARYFTGNSYLAPISREQVYISNVTFEPGCRNNWHIHRAKKGGGQMLIGVAGRGWYQEEGKPAVEILPGTVIHIPANVKHWHGAAADSWFAHLAFEIPGEGSSNEWLEPVNDEAYNKIQK, encoded by the coding sequence ATGAACAAGATCTATTTATTTTTAGTATTCAGTATTTTAACAACAATCGGTATGGCACAGGAAAAAATCAAACAAACAGCGGGGCGTGACCAGTTGGGAACATTCGCTCCCAAATTCGCAGAACTCAATGACGACGTTCTTTTCGGCGAAGTTTGGAGTCGTACGGACAAACTCGGCTTGCGTGACCGTAGTTTGGTAACAATCACTTCACTCATCAGTCAGGGGATAACGGACAGTTCGCTGACATTCCATTTGCAATCGGCCCGGAACAACGGCATTACCCGAACAGAGATTGCAGAGATTATCACGCACATCGGTTTTTATGCGGGTTGGCCGAAAGCTTGGGCTGCGTTCCGGCTTGCCAAGGAAGTGTGGGCCGAAGATACGAACGGTGAGGAGGCGAAAGCTGCTTTCCAACGTGAGATGATCTTTCCCATCGGAGAACCGAATGCGGCCTATGCCCGGTATTTCACCGGCAATAGTTATCTTGCACCTATATCGCGTGAACAGGTTTATATTTCCAATGTCACGTTCGAGCCGGGTTGCCGGAACAATTGGCATATCCACCGCGCGAAAAAGGGAGGCGGACAGATGCTTATCGGTGTTGCCGGACGAGGTTGGTATCAGGAAGAGGGTAAACCGGCCGTAGAAATTTTACCCGGCACAGTGATCCATATTCCCGCTAACGTGAAACATTGGCATGGGGCAGCAGCCGACAGTTGGTTCGCTCACCTGGCGTTCGAGATTCCGGGAGAAGGCTCTTCTAACGAGTGGCTCGAACCTGTAAACGATGAAGCATATAATAAAATTCAAAAATAA
- a CDS encoding flavodoxin — protein MYKFIFVLLVVVGMATASNAQEKQNMKQSDNKPLVAYFSVTGTTARAAEKLARVTGGELYAITPVESYTNADLDWNDKRSRSSVEMNDPKSRPAIQEAKKNIADYDVIFIGYPIWWNLAPRIIDTFIETHHLAGKTLIPFATSGGSGITNSVGALKKAYPDLNWKEGKLLNRMDENGIREWIGKTSKD, from the coding sequence ATGTATAAATTTATATTCGTATTATTGGTGGTCGTTGGAATGGCGACTGCCTCGAATGCCCAAGAAAAACAAAATATGAAACAATCGGATAACAAGCCGCTTGTTGCCTATTTCTCGGTGACAGGAACTACGGCACGTGCAGCTGAGAAATTAGCCCGGGTTACGGGTGGAGAACTTTATGCGATAACCCCTGTCGAATCGTATACAAATGCCGATCTCGACTGGAATGACAAAAGGTCGCGTAGTTCGGTAGAGATGAACGATCCGAAGTCGCGTCCGGCCATTCAGGAAGCGAAAAAGAATATTGCCGATTATGATGTGATTTTTATCGGCTATCCGATCTGGTGGAATCTTGCTCCACGTATTATCGATACGTTCATTGAAACTCATCACCTGGCAGGTAAGACTCTTATTCCTTTCGCTACATCGGGTGGAAGCGGCATTACCAACAGTGTCGGCGCATTGAAAAAGGCTTATCCCGACCTGAACTGGAAAGAGGGAAAGCTATTGAACCGAATGGACGAGAACGGTATCCGTGAATGGATCGGTAAAACGTCGAAGGATTAG
- a CDS encoding FimB/Mfa2 family fimbrial subunit → MKKITYSIVLLWSVLFCSCQKEDTLTTVPEGGVQLNFSGAQANLSAEELSNIVETFHVLIYDETGNFVRHSEYENLKSVSPVKLPIGQYTFAYLSNIKSDLISGIQEDKKLEDITLSLEESEGNVLSAGSIFKGIDTLTVGKDSKSNAALQRLVGRMDIELKGIGNDVTVKSVALTGSPKKIRFNGEAEGESVKLNIPMAKKQDGVYVGQAITFPTTDSVASLEFVLESNEGVKTFDIPLKNKVEANKIHTIHATSNLTGGIWNITFDMETTPWGATISEDVTANEMLLLDTVHLHLTFADQMNVGSIRNIHLSIKNKKTDQTVYFHSPRCSSDKDTLLITQSFFGREKLSDGEYTITDFVCLDSLGTTLYDIRMCNPQTLVIDENGTACLHLPALPTVSETDRQAMFDLRDALPADNDYALQWKRAGQKISLWEGVTLNEEGRVVGIGYDELKYLGNYATKAIAGTMSDTTTPDEELGVSWSLPESFKQLTALKIFNFDDNPLTEIPVFLKDMTTLEQLSISCTAENTLPVFPANLRYLVVYSNTTVFPAHIADLTQLEYIGLAGFNKKGITIETDFTKLSNLRVLELEAEMNINNNTFPASLWNCSQLNELTLIGFNNLQLPSSLHLSSLKELRICNTDLQPSQIEPIKSLSLTTLSISSPTFSKNGFPDWIGTMTTITDLSLENCGLTTVPASLDGLINLTSLNLWGNPDLNGKLPEKLLEKYNNNSLRVDIESDSDFVPDGILLKITPGYISTFSAAGDTCRLTVESNTDWVVEISEGDSEYIHFSRTTGNGNATVILTVDANQGIEEYNNSRYFNFSFIAGSHRRDFYVYQPYEQVILKPVWWNQLGERYLGEYSAIKYRLIIEITGRTEFNTTEEIIEAAKTLKNYLAENPVYDENGQLITVPYAG, encoded by the coding sequence ATGAAAAAAATAACCTATAGCATCGTTCTGCTTTGGAGTGTTCTTTTTTGTTCCTGTCAAAAGGAAGATACGCTCACGACAGTCCCTGAAGGAGGAGTACAACTGAATTTCAGCGGAGCTCAGGCTAACCTCAGCGCAGAGGAATTAAGTAATATCGTCGAAACCTTTCACGTGCTTATCTACGACGAAACAGGAAATTTCGTCAGACATAGCGAATACGAAAATCTGAAAAGTGTCTCTCCGGTCAAACTTCCCATCGGACAGTATACTTTCGCTTATCTTTCCAACATCAAATCGGATTTAATCAGCGGTATTCAGGAAGATAAGAAATTAGAAGACATCACCCTCTCTCTGGAGGAATCGGAAGGTAATGTTTTAAGTGCCGGAAGTATTTTCAAAGGCATCGATACCCTCACCGTTGGAAAAGACAGCAAGAGTAATGCCGCCCTGCAACGCCTTGTGGGACGCATGGATATCGAACTCAAAGGGATCGGCAACGATGTAACTGTGAAATCGGTCGCTTTAACCGGATCTCCTAAAAAGATCCGGTTCAACGGAGAAGCCGAAGGAGAAAGCGTCAAGCTGAATATCCCGATGGCTAAAAAACAGGACGGTGTATATGTCGGTCAGGCCATCACTTTCCCCACCACGGATTCTGTCGCTTCACTCGAATTTGTACTGGAAAGCAACGAAGGCGTTAAAACATTTGACATTCCTTTGAAGAATAAAGTAGAAGCCAATAAAATCCATACCATTCATGCCACCTCTAACCTGACCGGAGGGATTTGGAACATCACCTTCGATATGGAAACCACTCCATGGGGAGCGACTATTTCAGAAGATGTGACCGCCAATGAAATGCTTTTATTGGATACCGTACATCTCCACCTTACTTTTGCTGACCAAATGAACGTAGGTAGTATCCGGAATATCCACCTGTCGATTAAAAATAAAAAGACCGACCAGACAGTTTATTTCCATAGTCCCCGATGTTCATCGGATAAGGATACCCTGTTAATTACACAGTCTTTCTTTGGCCGGGAAAAATTAAGCGATGGGGAATATACCATAACCGATTTCGTTTGTCTGGACAGCCTGGGTACGACACTTTATGATATCAGAATGTGTAACCCGCAAACCCTGGTAATCGATGAAAACGGAACAGCCTGTCTTCATTTACCGGCGCTACCTACAGTATCGGAAACCGACCGTCAGGCTATGTTCGATTTACGGGATGCTTTACCTGCCGACAATGATTACGCTTTACAATGGAAACGGGCAGGCCAAAAGATCAGTTTATGGGAAGGGGTTACCCTGAACGAGGAAGGACGGGTTGTCGGAATCGGATACGACGAACTCAAGTACTTAGGTAACTACGCAACCAAAGCGATTGCCGGGACAATGAGCGACACAACTACTCCTGATGAAGAACTGGGTGTTTCATGGAGTCTGCCGGAATCTTTTAAACAATTGACAGCATTAAAGATTTTCAATTTCGATGATAATCCGCTGACAGAAATTCCGGTATTCCTGAAAGATATGACTACGCTGGAACAATTATCCATCAGCTGTACAGCTGAAAATACACTTCCGGTATTTCCGGCAAATTTACGTTATCTGGTTGTCTATTCGAATACGACAGTGTTCCCGGCCCATATCGCCGATCTCACCCAACTGGAATATATCGGTCTCGCTGGATTTAATAAAAAGGGCATCACCATAGAAACCGATTTCACGAAATTGAGCAATCTCAGAGTACTGGAACTCGAAGCCGAGATGAATATAAATAACAATACTTTCCCGGCCAGTTTATGGAACTGTTCACAATTGAACGAGCTGACGCTCATAGGATTCAATAATCTTCAGCTTCCATCCTCCCTGCATCTGAGCTCACTCAAAGAGTTGAGAATCTGTAATACCGATCTGCAACCCTCACAAATCGAACCGATCAAGAGTTTATCCCTTACTACACTGAGTATATCTTCACCGACATTCAGTAAAAACGGGTTCCCGGATTGGATCGGTACAATGACCACGATCACCGATTTAAGTCTGGAAAATTGCGGGCTCACCACTGTTCCTGCTTCTCTGGACGGACTTATTAATCTGACTAGTCTGAATTTATGGGGGAATCCTGATTTAAACGGTAAACTTCCCGAAAAACTATTGGAAAAATACAACAACAACAGTTTACGGGTCGATATCGAATCAGATTCCGATTTTGTTCCGGACGGTATCCTTCTTAAAATCACTCCCGGATATATCTCTACATTCTCTGCTGCAGGGGATACTTGCCGGCTGACCGTCGAGAGTAATACCGATTGGGTTGTTGAAATTAGCGAAGGCGATAGTGAATACATCCATTTCTCCCGAACCACGGGAAATGGGAATGCTACTGTTATCCTTACCGTTGACGCAAATCAGGGAATTGAAGAATACAACAACAGCCGTTATTTCAATTTCTCCTTCATAGCCGGATCTCATCGCCGCGATTTCTATGTTTACCAACCTTACGAACAAGTAATTTTGAAACCGGTTTGGTGGAATCAACTCGGAGAACGTTACCTGGGCGAATACTCTGCCATAAAATACCGTTTGATTATCGAAATTACGGGTCGAACTGAATTCAATACGACAGAAGAGATTATCGAAGCAGCTAAAACATTGAAAAATTATCTGGCAGAAAATCCGGTATACGATGAGAACGGACAATTGATAACGGTTCCTTATGCCGGTTAA
- a CDS encoding FimB/Mfa2 family fimbrial subunit codes for MKKIFYLFLILSLAFGLQSCGGSGGSADDPEPGPEPGATKAKVSFALKSDINGVQDNDLKTALTHLRLYLYDKDQKLVSVNKYTSADALKAIELEKGNYTVVLVGNVPEDGNISSEIIGTPLSGMSVQLTKAEGATHYTPLGDVMFAKSTLTVDDKDLTVGLSVKRTLSATKVQLTDYSGQISDAGVLVPGVGTMFGFGDDKWTEPGTVFVTMKAGAITKAAETGKQYSIFLNVTIVNTTGEIEKKIQCNIIARDETGQVLAAQLLEVPATTQPNTEVSLNLSVESDPAEKSMFLSVKWR; via the coding sequence GTGAAAAAGATATTCTATTTATTTCTGATTTTATCACTGGCATTCGGATTGCAGAGTTGCGGCGGATCAGGCGGTAGCGCAGACGATCCGGAACCCGGACCTGAACCCGGAGCAACCAAAGCCAAAGTGTCCTTTGCACTGAAAAGTGATATAAACGGTGTTCAGGACAATGACCTGAAAACTGCATTAACTCATTTGCGCCTCTATTTGTACGACAAAGACCAGAAATTGGTATCCGTAAATAAATACACTTCCGCAGATGCTCTCAAAGCCATCGAATTGGAAAAAGGAAATTATACCGTTGTGCTGGTCGGGAATGTTCCGGAAGACGGGAATATTTCCTCCGAAATAATCGGTACGCCACTTTCCGGCATGTCTGTACAATTGACAAAAGCAGAAGGAGCCACCCATTACACTCCTTTGGGAGATGTGATGTTCGCTAAAAGTACTCTGACGGTCGACGACAAAGACCTGACGGTCGGCTTAAGCGTAAAACGGACTCTATCTGCCACGAAAGTGCAGCTAACCGATTATTCCGGTCAGATTTCCGATGCCGGGGTCCTCGTACCCGGAGTCGGTACGATGTTCGGATTCGGTGACGATAAATGGACCGAACCAGGCACTGTCTTCGTTACGATGAAAGCCGGAGCCATCACCAAAGCGGCCGAAACCGGAAAGCAATACAGTATTTTCCTGAATGTCACCATCGTGAATACAACAGGAGAAATTGAAAAGAAAATTCAATGCAATATTATTGCCCGGGACGAAACCGGACAGGTATTGGCTGCCCAATTGCTGGAAGTGCCTGCTACGACCCAGCCCAACACCGAGGTGTCACTCAACCTATCCGTCGAATCGGATCCTGCAGAAAAATCAATGTTTCTGTCAGTGAAGTGGAGGTGA
- a CDS encoding DoxX family protein produces MKELLLKLVASDRKHLDGALLFLRLFIGGMMLSHGWAKLASFSTLSATFPDPLGVGSTLSLLLILFAEVGCSCLLIFGLMTRLAALPLMFGMLMAFFVIHGADPFAVRELPLLYLGVYVFLLWGGAGSYSLDEWIRRRIIHREIAR; encoded by the coding sequence ATGAAAGAGTTGTTATTGAAATTAGTAGCTTCTGACCGGAAACATCTGGACGGAGCTTTACTTTTCCTGCGTTTGTTTATAGGAGGAATGATGTTGAGTCATGGGTGGGCGAAATTAGCGTCCTTTTCGACTTTAAGCGCTACTTTTCCTGATCCTTTAGGCGTGGGTAGCACCTTATCGCTCCTATTGATTCTATTTGCAGAGGTGGGATGTTCGTGTTTGCTGATCTTCGGGTTAATGACCCGGTTGGCTGCTCTCCCCTTGATGTTCGGAATGCTGATGGCTTTTTTCGTTATTCATGGTGCCGATCCTTTTGCAGTGAGAGAGTTGCCTTTACTTTATCTGGGCGTGTATGTATTTTTGCTGTGGGGCGGAGCCGGCAGCTATTCCCTGGACGAATGGATCCGGCGAAGGATTATTCACCGGGAGATTGCTCGATAA
- a CDS encoding porin family protein, with amino-acid sequence MKGIVFCLLGLLIGVESSGQLVRRKDYDLAVALQAGGGTSVGIPFRDVRMFVVPVGGLKMTIPFTRKWFLGTEVNYADHRFDSRYAPGENTDRKQKVRFRLKELQLPVYLKYMLNCNRASLLFGGYAGYYFQNKSGVSGPDPAVALDDETEKWNAGLTFGYEYRIVKHLNVMCRVSAGLNDLMHSRGISGKNVFPLQACITVSYDIFRVGDCGCD; translated from the coding sequence ATGAAAGGAATTGTTTTTTGTCTTTTGGGTTTATTGATCGGGGTGGAAAGTTCCGGGCAGTTGGTCAGGCGTAAGGATTATGATCTGGCGGTGGCCCTGCAGGCCGGTGGCGGAACGTCGGTGGGAATTCCTTTCCGCGATGTCCGGATGTTTGTTGTGCCGGTCGGTGGATTGAAGATGACTATTCCTTTTACCCGGAAATGGTTTTTGGGTACGGAAGTCAATTATGCAGACCATCGGTTCGATAGCCGGTATGCCCCAGGGGAAAATACAGACCGGAAGCAGAAGGTACGGTTTCGGCTAAAGGAACTACAACTTCCGGTATATCTTAAATATATGCTGAACTGTAACCGGGCATCTTTGCTTTTCGGTGGATATGCCGGTTATTATTTTCAAAATAAATCCGGGGTATCGGGACCGGATCCGGCTGTCGCTTTAGACGATGAAACGGAGAAATGGAATGCCGGCCTGACTTTCGGCTATGAATACCGGATCGTGAAACATCTGAATGTGATGTGCCGGGTGAGTGCCGGCCTGAATGATCTGATGCATTCCAGGGGAATTTCGGGTAAGAATGTATTTCCTTTACAAGCCTGTATAACCGTTAGTTATGATATTTTCCGGGTAGGAGATTGTGGATGTGATTAA
- a CDS encoding amino acid kinase family protein: MLVMKFKGAVLQNQETLAEIKNRIKEQNCCSIVVVSALKGVMPRLRQLYGLSLRRGAGFENEFNELKQVHEQLAYELLAGRKLEEYKVELQKELNDLYGILHHVGVLRESSHCMKDYILAKGDILASLLFSKLFDQAEWHDSRNFMLTDGNFGAPEVLWEESCRAARQEFRGLRGMAVVPGYCGKTEAGYTISMGRVGLSLTAAVLEAAFQQVKVA, translated from the coding sequence ATGTTAGTCATGAAATTCAAGGGTGCTGTCCTTCAGAATCAGGAAACCCTGGCAGAAATTAAAAATAGAATAAAAGAGCAGAATTGTTGTAGTATTGTAGTGGTATCGGCTTTAAAGGGCGTGATGCCCCGTTTGCGGCAGTTGTATGGGTTGAGTTTGCGGAGAGGAGCAGGATTTGAAAATGAGTTCAATGAATTAAAACAGGTTCATGAACAATTGGCTTATGAGCTTTTAGCCGGACGGAAGCTCGAAGAGTATAAAGTTGAATTGCAGAAGGAATTGAACGATTTGTACGGTATTCTGCATCATGTCGGAGTATTGCGTGAATCTTCTCATTGTATGAAGGATTATATCCTGGCTAAGGGAGATATTCTGGCTTCTCTGTTGTTCAGCAAATTGTTCGATCAGGCGGAATGGCACGATTCACGTAATTTTATGCTGACGGATGGGAATTTCGGTGCTCCGGAAGTGTTGTGGGAAGAGAGTTGCCGGGCAGCCCGGCAGGAATTCAGGGGGCTTCGGGGAATGGCCGTTGTTCCGGGGTATTGCGGGAAGACCGAAGCAGGTTACACCATCTCTATGGGAAGAGTAGGGCTGTCACTTACAGCTGCAGTCCTGGAGGCTGCTTTTCAACAAGTGAAAGTGGCCTGA